A genomic window from Aquila chrysaetos chrysaetos chromosome 9, bAquChr1.4, whole genome shotgun sequence includes:
- the NOB1 gene encoding RNA-binding protein NOB1: protein MARVAHVVADTGAFLSAAPLQDIAQNLYTVPEVLAEIRDRPTRRRLAALPCQLRLRRPRPDVLRLVTDFSKKTGDYPSLSAADLQVLALTCQLQAETDGPGGLRWEPQDKVRLSSTPRHPEAPLHLAGFHLPTKHKRPGRGQHQPSPEKSAVPSESDEFSSFLYWRAPLPSIEEELQELLKAQAISVSPETTEEHQSSEDGASAEEEEDEESDDEGWITPSNLKQVQQDTGHCDTTPVGVQVGCVTTDFAMQNVLLQMGLHVLAVNGMLIRQARSYILRCHGCFKTTSDMTKVFCPHCGNKTLKKVAVSVSDDGSLHMHFSRNPKVLNPRGLRYPLPAPKGGKHANNPHLVEDQPFPQQRLSRKARQKTNVFDPDYIAGVSPFAENDIYSRAANLQIRDAALGAGRRRLNPNAVTKKFVRRR, encoded by the exons ATGGCGCGGGTGGCGCACGTCGTGGCCGACACCGGCGCCTTCCTCAGCGCTGCCCCGCTGCAG GACATCGCGCAGAACCTGTACACCGTGCCCGAGGTGCTGGCCGAGATCCGCGACAGGCCGACGCGCCGCCGCCTGGCCGcgctgccctgccagctgcGCCTCCGCCGCCCGCGGCCCGACGTCCTGCGCCTCG TGACCGACTTCTCCAAGAAGACCGGGGACTACCCCAGCCTCTCGGCCGCCGACCTGCAGGTGCTCGCCCTCACCTGCCAGCTGCAGGCCGAGACTGATGGCCCTGGCGGCCTCCGCTGGGAGCCCCAGGATAAG gtaCGGCTCAGCTCCACCCCACGGCACCCCGAGGCCCCCCTGCACCTCGCCGGCTTCCACCTGCCCACCAAG CACAAGCGCCCGGGGAGAGGCCAGCATCAGCCTAGTCCCGAGAAGAGCGCAGTCCCATCCGAGAGCGACGAGTTCAGTTCCTTCCTCTACTGGCGAGCCCCCCTGCCCAGCATtgaggaggagctgcaggagctgctg AAAGCTCAAGCCATCTCCGTTAGCCCAGAGACCACAGAGGAGCACCAGAGCTCTGAGGATGGGGCCagtgctgaggaagaggaggatgaggagagcGATGACGAGGGTTGGATAACGCCCAGCAACCTCAAGCAGGTCCAGCAGGACACAGGGCACTGTGACACTACTCCCGTCGGGGTCCAGGTCGGCTGCGTCACCACTGACTTTGCCATGCAG AATGTGCTGCTGCAGATGGGCCTCCACGTGCTGGCAGTGAACGGCATGCTGATCCGCCAGGCCAGGAGCTACATCCTCCGCTGCCACGGCTGCTTCAA GACCACTTCGGACATGACCAAGGTTTTCTGTCCCCACTGTGGTAACAAGACCCTGAAGAAGGTTGCAGTGAGCGTCAGTGATGATGGGAGCCTCCACATGCATTTCTCCCGCAACCCCAAGGTGCTGAACCCGCGAGGGCTCAGG TACCCACTGCCAGCCCCGAAAGGAGGGAAGCACGCCAACAATCCTCACCTGGTGGAAGACCAGCCCTTCCCGCAGCAGCGGCTGTCCCGCAAGGCCAGGCAGAAGACCAATGTCTTTGACCCCGACTACATCGCTGGGGTTTCGCCCTTTGCGGAAAACGACATCTACAGCCGTGCGGCCAATCTGCAAATCCGGGACGCGGCCCTGGGCGCTGGCAGGAGGCGCCTGAACCCCAATGCCGTGACAAAGAAGTTTGTGAGGAGGAGGTGA